Within the Herbaspirillum sp. RTI4 genome, the region ACAGGTCGGCACCGCGTGCCATTGCCCATATTTGAGCCGTCATGCGAATTTGATGGCGGCAATCGGCTGCGTCGGCGCTGAATCCTGAGGCAATACCTGCAGTCGTCCATCCTCCAGGCTGAAGATCCATCCGTGCAGTGTCAATGCTTGTTCTGCGGTGCGGATGACGGGCATGCGACGCAGTGCTGTCAGTTGGTGCTGCACGTTGATTTCGGCAAAACGGTCGACGCGGGCATCGAAGGAATCACAGGACAACAGGGTCGTTGCGTGCCGTGCGGCCAGCTCCCGTAATGGCTGGAGGTGCCGGTTGACGGCCGGCAAGTCGGGGTCGAGCGGCATCAGCGCGGCGCGTACGCCGCCGCAGCCGTAATGGCCGCAGACGACGATATGGCGCACCTTGAGTACTTTCACGGCATATTCAATGACGCTGGCGGCGTTGGTGTCGTCGGTACAAACGAGGTTGGCGATATTGCGATGGACGAATAATTCGCCGGGCAGCGAGACCGTGATTTTTTCAGCCGGTACGCGGCTGTCGGCGCACCCTATCCAGAGTGTTTCGGGATTCTGGATTTTGGAAATGCGCGTGAAAAAATCGGCGTCGCGCCGGATCATGTCGGCGGCCCACGCCACGTTTTTGGCAAGCATGAGTTTTTGGTGGCTCACGATACGATCCTTTGGTAGCTAAAGGCATCTGAAATAACGTGGCGCCGCGCCGCAGGGGATGCCCGTGACGGTTGGTTGTGCGTTATGACAGGCGTCTTTGATTTACGGGGAGGAGGAAAGTAGCATGGAGAATAAAAAAAGCATCCGTGTTTACATTAGTAAACAGCCATATTTTTTCTAAACTATTTGCTATAGATGGGGCTAAGAATAGTTTTGAGAAAGGCCTGTTGGTATGGCGAGGCATTTGTTTCGTTTTTAGATCGGATGGCGGTTCGCCGGGGGATATGCGTCCGCCCTTTTGATAGGGGCGGACTTGCAGGGCAGGGGCGGTGAGGGGGTCAGTGATTGCGGTCGACCGCAAACGTGGCCAGATCCAGCAGCGCTTGCTTATAGATGCTCTCAGGCATCGCTTCCAGGGCTGCGCTGGCACGTTGTCCGGCCGTGACCGCGTTTTTGCGGGCGTAATCCAGTGCGCCCGACTCCGTGATGGCCGCCAGTATTTCTGCAAAATGTTGCTGATCGCCATTTTCGATGCAGGAGCGTACCAGCGCTTGTTGCTTTGCGTTGCCGTGTTCCATCAAATAGATCAGCGGCAGGGTGGTTTTCCCTTCGCGCAAGTCGTCGCCGACGTTTTTGCCGATATCGGCGGCGTTGCCGGAGTAGTCGAGTACATCGTCGATCAGCTGGAACGAGGTGCCCAGCGAGCGGCCGTATTCGCCGGCGGCTTCGATGGCGGCTTCGTCTGCGCCGGCAATGAGTGCGCCCAGTTGGGCGGCGGCTTCAAATAATTTGGCGGTTTTGGAGCGGATGACTTGCAGGTAATCGGCTTCGGTCACGTCAGGGTTGTGCATGTTCAGCAATTGCAGGACTTCGCCTTCGGCGATGACGTTGGTGGCGTCGGCGACGATCTGCATCACGCGGGCGTCGCCGACCTTGACCATCATCTGAAATGCTCTGCTGTAAAGGAAGTCTCCGACCAGAACCGACGCTGCGTTGCCGAACAAGGCATTGGCGGTGGGCTTGCCGCGGCGTAGCGAGGATTCATCGACGACATCGTCGTGCAGCAGCGTGGCGGTGTGGATGAATTCGATGACGGCGGCCAGGCTGTGGTGCGCTTCGCCCCGATAGCCATGGGCATTGGCGATCAGGAGTACCAGTATTGGACGAATCCGTTTGCCGCCGGCACCGATGATATATTCGGCGACCTGATTAACCAGCGGCACTTCAGAGTGCAGCTGACGGCGGATAACGGCATTGACTGCCTGCATGTCGCCGGCGATGGTGTCGGCGAGGTTATTCTGGGATGGGGCGTGGATGGCTGCGGACAAGGCGAAACCTGTTAAGAGGCATGAAGTGGCGTGATTATACGATGAGCAGCAACAGCGGGGGCCGGAGCGACGTTATTCCTCCGGCGACGGAGCATTAATTCGCCTGAGAAAATGTGTTGTTTTTGCTGCTT harbors:
- a CDS encoding carbonic anhydrase; protein product: MSHQKLMLAKNVAWAADMIRRDADFFTRISKIQNPETLWIGCADSRVPAEKITVSLPGELFVHRNIANLVCTDDTNAASVIEYAVKVLKVRHIVVCGHYGCGGVRAALMPLDPDLPAVNRHLQPLRELAARHATTLLSCDSFDARVDRFAEINVQHQLTALRRMPVIRTAEQALTLHGWIFSLEDGRLQVLPQDSAPTQPIAAIKFA
- the ispB gene encoding octaprenyl diphosphate synthase, coding for MQAVNAVIRRQLHSEVPLVNQVAEYIIGAGGKRIRPILVLLIANAHGYRGEAHHSLAAVIEFIHTATLLHDDVVDESSLRRGKPTANALFGNAASVLVGDFLYSRAFQMMVKVGDARVMQIVADATNVIAEGEVLQLLNMHNPDVTEADYLQVIRSKTAKLFEAAAQLGALIAGADEAAIEAAGEYGRSLGTSFQLIDDVLDYSGNAADIGKNVGDDLREGKTTLPLIYLMEHGNAKQQALVRSCIENGDQQHFAEILAAITESGALDYARKNAVTAGQRASAALEAMPESIYKQALLDLATFAVDRNH